A section of the Primulina eburnea isolate SZY01 chromosome 1, ASM2296580v1, whole genome shotgun sequence genome encodes:
- the LOC140835856 gene encoding uncharacterized protein isoform X2, translating to MFQRQIMLKQLQELQRRGQLQELGDARYQNYINPQSPLKLASGGKFPATANGTPILDSSQMFMVGNMRMIQHDGSGVFARSPNGLVLSQSQNLGVGHVDMSEPQLDMYLYGAPATNSDKNLNNYPYLQDSTTNPLSKNNNISLEMPALHPSTFGNAFMSQQCDFSSDQISAPDGSLSPNQYFQEKNLFQQIPVQSINGGDLAGSYPEQGNTTPSNALTLETEGRCEDAGWPILSTRKGSNLGQSSLDPLEQKILYNADDHSWESSFRRSSNLGTGDFTVENTSYIDALSSTQSGSWSALMQSAVAETSSNDTGMQEEWSALSFQNPGPSVDNQPTNFFDSDKQHNNWVDANSPNVISPRFKPENLNQNFHRNCSDIGYQQSDHQHLRQQEEFHCESSHTSNQISSTYTSQLADYSSQLKRLTGVSRVIQTSLPLSNIGPGQHKEHTTSDEHQSYILLHAKDNQANNDFSGQDLRGTSWLDGSVSYPVSGSVQKPFDDVTQVNIPRYSTESEKMVPGHDVEPLSAFLSSPGFYSQSAAAQGENMPGLLNKDDISDYHTPGVHLNSKVSNPNELSLTETSAATFSIPCNTSPVSLDSDFRPCPTVTWNPQPYSFFPSLSMGNSTASSVRTAKDNVKNLNPTPPLRSNMATNFPTLSAADAQEYSHVKIARSDDPEFPLLDNVPISQSFVTSTPKTSYYSSSLFRLLDSVSSSQENSSEILNDQPNQSSFEHENNKQDSLPSSEDYEQQLEKQSSLHHGLIEINNSMPLSCSVGKQEILRKQYLEADAVSDPLVTHAHHQTSNQATHVNKQTLAVPDRDMRGLGLNQNFSLLHPMHPPINPDTDNGLSLPLKYDNTCYQQAAKGDMNLVPQLGASFTGDNKGWNLSPEVPGHLLGKASSSTHHQNFQQMEAFGQNGTHRQPIGSNEASCVTYGSQISLQMAPTWYKSYETFKNEQRLPVCGPSTAFNVGKPLTGMAVGSLQERSLMMRANSVSPSQETYVWPSTDINLIARKQLSSTIVLPSDVIHRNLLVSMPKKRKIVAFDMVSWHKEVNHEQSRLQDISTAELEWAQASNRRLEEVKNDVEIVEDAFPLVPAKRRLIFTTQLMQKVFKPAPAAILCADASSNYDCVVYSAARLALGDACGLIGQLSSETNVASPDEQKTSKKTNGHGFTKVVEVLICRMNELGRDLSRLHKTSLFADIKVENQELEKISIINRFAKLHIKAQSSATDPATSSSKSIVQRTNIQRYVMALPMPRTVPDGIDCLSL from the exons ATGTTTCAGCGGCAAATTATGTTGAAACAGCTGCAGGAACTGCAGAGGAGGGGACAGCTTCAGGAGTTGGGTGATGCAAGATACCAGAATTATATAAATCCGCAGTCACCATTAAAACTAGCTTCAGGTGGTAAGTTTCCAGCCACTGCCAATGGGACACCTATTCTTGATTCGTCACAAATGTTTATGGTTGGTAACATGCGAATGATTCAACATGATGGTTCTGGTGTTTTTGCAAGATCACCTAATGGATTGGTTCTTTCGCAAAGTCAGAATCTTGGTGTAGGCCATGTGGACATGTCTGAGCCACAGTTGGACATGTATTTATATGGAGCTCCTGCTACAAATTCTGACAAAAATTTAAATAACTATCCTTACCTTCAGGATTCAACGACCAATCCATTGTCCAAAAACAATAATATCTCATTAGAAATGCCTGCCTTACACCCGTCAACCTTCGGCAATGCATTTATGAGCCAACAATGTGATTTCTCCTCCGATCAGATCAGTGCGCCAGATGGGTCATTATCACCCAATCAATATTTTCAAGAAAAGAATTTGTTTCAGCAAATTCCTGTTCAGAGTATTAATGGAGGAGATTTAGCTGGTAGCTATCCCGAGCAAGGAAATACAACACCAAGCAATGCATTGACTCTGGAAACTGAGGGGAGGTGTGAAGATGCTGGTTGGCCTATACTTTCTACCAGAAAAGGTTCAAATCTTGGCCAGTCTTCTTTAGATCCTTTGGAACAGAAGATCTTGTACAATGCCGATGACCACAGCTGGGAATCTTCATTCCGCAGAAGTAGCAATTTAGGCACTGGAGACTTTACTGTGGAGAACACTTCTTATATCGATGCATTGTCTTCTACTCAGAGCGGTAGCTGGAGTGCTCTGATGCAGTCTGCTGTGGCTGAAACTTCAAGCAATGATACTGGCATGCAAGAAGAGTGGAGCGCATTGAGTTTCCAGAATCCTGGACCATCAGTTGATAATCAACCAACAAATTTCTTTGATAGTGACAAGCAGCATAATAATTGGGTTGATGCAAACTCACCAAATGTCATCTCTCCTAGATTTAAACCGGAAAACTTGAATCAGAATTTTCATAGGAACTGCAGTGACATTGGTTATCAGCAGTCAGATCACCAACATCTCAGACAGCAAGAGGAATTTCACTGTGAGTCTTCGCATACTTCCAATCAGATCTCTTCTACATATACAAGCCAGTTGGCTGATTATAGCTCTCAGCTGAAGCGTCTGACTGGAGTGAGTCGTGTGATCCAAACATCTTTACCTTTATCAAATATTGGGCCTGGTCAACACAAGGAGCACACGACAAGTGATGAACATCAGTCCTACATTCTGTTGCACGCTAAAGACAACCAGGCCAACAATGATTTCTCAG GTCAGGATTTGAGAGGCACTTCCTGGCTTGATGGGAGTGTATCATATCCCGTGTCTGGCAGTGTTCAAAAGCCATTTGATGAT GTGACCCAGGTCAACATTCCCAGGTATTCAACAGAATCAGAGAAGATGGTTCCTGGACACGATGTTGAGCCCTTATCAGCTTTCCTAAGTTCTCCGGGTTTTTACAGTCAAAGCGCAGCTGCTCAGGG TGAAAATATGCCTGGCCTACTTAATAAGGACGACATATCAGATTATCACACACCTGGAGTACATTTGAACTCGAAAGTCTCAAATCCCAATGAATTGTCATTAACTGAAACTTCTGCTGCAACTTTTTCTATACCGTGCAACACGTCTCCTGTTTCACTAGACTCTGACTTTAGACCCTGCCCCACAGTTACCTGGAATCCTCAGCCATACTCATTTTTCCCATCTTTGTCAATG GGGAACTCGACTGCATCTTCAGTACGTACTGCGAAGGATAATGTAAAAAATCTAAATCCAACACCACCATTACGAAGTAACATGGCTACTAATTTTCCAACTTTAAGTGCTGCTGATGCGCAAGAATATTCCCATGTGAAAATCGCTCGTTCGGATGACCCTGAATTCCCTCTTTTGGACAATGTCCCAATCTCTCAAAGTTTTGTGACATCTACTCCAAAAACATCATACTACTCCTCTAGTTTGTTTCGGCTCCTTGATTCAGTGTCTAGCAGTCAAGAGAACAGCTCAGAGATTCTAAATGATCAGCCCAACCAAAGTTCTTTTGAACATGAAAACAACAAGCAAGATTCGTTACCATCATCTGAAGATTATGAACAGCAGTTGGAAAAACAGAGTTCCCTCCACCACGGGTTAATTGAGATAAACAACTCAATGCCACTAAGCTGTAGTGTTGGCAAGCAAGAGATTTTGAGAAAGCAGTACTTAGAAGCAGATGCTGTATCCGATCCATTGGTGACTCACGCACATCACCAGACCTCTAATCAAGCAACTCATGTGAACAAACAAACACTCGCTGTTCCTGATAGAGATATGAGAGGTCTTGGTTTGAATCAAAATTTCTCCCTGCTGCACCCAATGCATCCTCCAATTAATCCTGACACTGACAATGGTTTGAGTTTGCCACTTAAATATGACAACACTTGTTATCAGCAGGCGGCGAAAGGTGACATGAATTTAGTACCGCAGCTTGGTGCGTCATTTACCGGGGATAATAAGGGGTGGAACCTCTCACCAGAGGTTCCAGGACATCTGTTAGGCAAAGCTTCATCATCAACTCACCATCAAAATTTCCAACAGATGGAGGCGTTTGGCCAAAATGGTACTCATAGGCAACCCATTGGGAGCAATGAAGCTTCTTGTGTAACGTATGGTTCACAGATTAGTTTGCAAATGGCTCCAACCTGGTATAAGAGTTATGAAACCTTTAAGAATGAGCAGAGGTTACCGGTCTGTGGTCCAAGCACAGCATTTAATGTTGGAAAACCACTTACTGGAATGGCTGTTGGAAGTTTGCAGGAAAGAAGTTTGATGATGAGAGCAAATTCAGTCAGCCCTAGTCAAGAAACCTATGTGTGGCCATCTACAGATATCAACTTGATTGCGAGAAAACAATTATCATCCACTATTGTGTTGCCATCAGATGTCATTCATCGAAATTTGTTGGTTTCAATGCCAAAGAAGCGTAAAATTGTTGCATTTGACATGGTGTCATGGCATAAAGAAGTAAATCACGAACAATCAAGGCTTCAAGATATTAG CACGGCTGAGTTAGAATGGGCACAAGCTTCAAATCGAAGACTAGAGGAG GTGAAAAACGATGTTGAAATTGTTGAAGATGCATTCCCGTTAGTTCCAGCAAAAAGAAGGCTAATATTTACAACACAGCTAATGCAAAAGGTCTTTAAACCTGCGCCTGCAGCTATTCTCTGTGCAGATGCAAGTTCAAACTATGATTGTGTCGTATATTCTGCTGCCAGATTAGCATTAGGAGATGCATGCGGCTTGATTGGTCAATTATCATCAGAGACCAATGTTGC GTCACCTGACGAGCAAAAGACTTCAAAGAAAACAAATGGTCATGGTTTCACTAAAGTCGTGGAAGTTTTAATATGTCGAATGAACGAACTTGGTCGTGATTTATCAAG ACTGCACAAAACTTCATTATTTGCGGACATCAAAGTGGAAAACCAAGAATTGGAGAAAATTTCTATAATCAACCGTTTCGCAAAGTTGCACATCAAGGCTCAGTCGAGCGCAACTGATCCAGCTACTTCTTCTAGCAAATCAATTGTACAAAGAACAAACATCCAAAGATATGTAATGGCCCTTCCAATGCCTAGAACAGTACCAGATGGCATAGATTGTCTTTCCTTGTGA
- the LOC140835856 gene encoding uncharacterized protein isoform X3 translates to MSEPQLDMYLYGAPATNSDKNLNNYPYLQDSTTNPLSKNNNISLEMPALHPSTFGNAFMSQQCDFSSDQISAPDGSLSPNQYFQEKNLFQQIPVQSINGGDLAGSYPEQGNTTPSNALTLETEGRCEDAGWPILSTRKGSNLGQSSLDPLEQKILYNADDHSWESSFRRSSNLGTGDFTVENTSYIDALSSTQSGSWSALMQSAVAETSSNDTGMQEEWSALSFQNPGPSVDNQPTNFFDSDKQHNNWVDANSPNVISPRFKPENLNQNFHRNCSDIGYQQSDHQHLRQQEEFHCESSHTSNQISSTYTSQLADYSSQLKRLTGVSRVIQTSLPLSNIGPGQHKEHTTSDEHQSYILLHAKDNQANNDFSGQDLRGTSWLDGSVSYPVSGSVQKPFDDVTQVNIPRYSTESEKMVPGHDVEPLSAFLSSPGFYSQSAAAQGENMPGLLNKDDISDYHTPGVHLNSKVSNPNELSLTETSAATFSIPCNTSPVSLDSDFRPCPTVTWNPQPYSFFPSLSMGNSTASSVRTAKDNVKNLNPTPPLRSNMATNFPTLSAADAQEYSHVKIARSDDPEFPLLDNVPISQSFVTSTPKTSYYSSSLFRLLDSVSSSQENSSEILNDQPNQSSFEHENNKQDSLPSSEDYEQQLEKQSSLHHGLIEINNSMPLSCSVGKQEILRKQYLEADAVSDPLVTHAHHQTSNQATHVNKQTLAVPDRDMRGLGLNQNFSLLHPMHPPINPDTDNGLSLPLKYDNTCYQQAAKGDMNLVPQLGASFTGDNKGWNLSPEVPGHLLGKASSSTHHQNFQQMEAFGQNGTHRQPIGSNEASCVTYGSQISLQMAPTWYKSYETFKNEQRLPVCGPSTAFNVGKPLTGMAVGSLQERSLMMRANSVSPSQETYVWPSTDINLIARKQLSSTIVLPSDVIHRNLLVSMPKKRKIVAFDMVSWHKEVNHEQSRLQDISSTAELEWAQASNRRLEEVKNDVEIVEDAFPLVPAKRRLIFTTQLMQKVFKPAPAAILCADASSNYDCVVYSAARLALGDACGLIGQLSSETNVASPDEQKTSKKTNGHGFTKVVEVLICRMNELGRDLSRLHKTSLFADIKVENQELEKISIINRFAKLHIKAQSSATDPATSSSKSIVQRTNIQRYVMALPMPRTVPDGIDCLSL, encoded by the exons ATGTCTGAGCCACAGTTGGACATGTATTTATATGGAGCTCCTGCTACAAATTCTGACAAAAATTTAAATAACTATCCTTACCTTCAGGATTCAACGACCAATCCATTGTCCAAAAACAATAATATCTCATTAGAAATGCCTGCCTTACACCCGTCAACCTTCGGCAATGCATTTATGAGCCAACAATGTGATTTCTCCTCCGATCAGATCAGTGCGCCAGATGGGTCATTATCACCCAATCAATATTTTCAAGAAAAGAATTTGTTTCAGCAAATTCCTGTTCAGAGTATTAATGGAGGAGATTTAGCTGGTAGCTATCCCGAGCAAGGAAATACAACACCAAGCAATGCATTGACTCTGGAAACTGAGGGGAGGTGTGAAGATGCTGGTTGGCCTATACTTTCTACCAGAAAAGGTTCAAATCTTGGCCAGTCTTCTTTAGATCCTTTGGAACAGAAGATCTTGTACAATGCCGATGACCACAGCTGGGAATCTTCATTCCGCAGAAGTAGCAATTTAGGCACTGGAGACTTTACTGTGGAGAACACTTCTTATATCGATGCATTGTCTTCTACTCAGAGCGGTAGCTGGAGTGCTCTGATGCAGTCTGCTGTGGCTGAAACTTCAAGCAATGATACTGGCATGCAAGAAGAGTGGAGCGCATTGAGTTTCCAGAATCCTGGACCATCAGTTGATAATCAACCAACAAATTTCTTTGATAGTGACAAGCAGCATAATAATTGGGTTGATGCAAACTCACCAAATGTCATCTCTCCTAGATTTAAACCGGAAAACTTGAATCAGAATTTTCATAGGAACTGCAGTGACATTGGTTATCAGCAGTCAGATCACCAACATCTCAGACAGCAAGAGGAATTTCACTGTGAGTCTTCGCATACTTCCAATCAGATCTCTTCTACATATACAAGCCAGTTGGCTGATTATAGCTCTCAGCTGAAGCGTCTGACTGGAGTGAGTCGTGTGATCCAAACATCTTTACCTTTATCAAATATTGGGCCTGGTCAACACAAGGAGCACACGACAAGTGATGAACATCAGTCCTACATTCTGTTGCACGCTAAAGACAACCAGGCCAACAATGATTTCTCAG GTCAGGATTTGAGAGGCACTTCCTGGCTTGATGGGAGTGTATCATATCCCGTGTCTGGCAGTGTTCAAAAGCCATTTGATGAT GTGACCCAGGTCAACATTCCCAGGTATTCAACAGAATCAGAGAAGATGGTTCCTGGACACGATGTTGAGCCCTTATCAGCTTTCCTAAGTTCTCCGGGTTTTTACAGTCAAAGCGCAGCTGCTCAGGG TGAAAATATGCCTGGCCTACTTAATAAGGACGACATATCAGATTATCACACACCTGGAGTACATTTGAACTCGAAAGTCTCAAATCCCAATGAATTGTCATTAACTGAAACTTCTGCTGCAACTTTTTCTATACCGTGCAACACGTCTCCTGTTTCACTAGACTCTGACTTTAGACCCTGCCCCACAGTTACCTGGAATCCTCAGCCATACTCATTTTTCCCATCTTTGTCAATG GGGAACTCGACTGCATCTTCAGTACGTACTGCGAAGGATAATGTAAAAAATCTAAATCCAACACCACCATTACGAAGTAACATGGCTACTAATTTTCCAACTTTAAGTGCTGCTGATGCGCAAGAATATTCCCATGTGAAAATCGCTCGTTCGGATGACCCTGAATTCCCTCTTTTGGACAATGTCCCAATCTCTCAAAGTTTTGTGACATCTACTCCAAAAACATCATACTACTCCTCTAGTTTGTTTCGGCTCCTTGATTCAGTGTCTAGCAGTCAAGAGAACAGCTCAGAGATTCTAAATGATCAGCCCAACCAAAGTTCTTTTGAACATGAAAACAACAAGCAAGATTCGTTACCATCATCTGAAGATTATGAACAGCAGTTGGAAAAACAGAGTTCCCTCCACCACGGGTTAATTGAGATAAACAACTCAATGCCACTAAGCTGTAGTGTTGGCAAGCAAGAGATTTTGAGAAAGCAGTACTTAGAAGCAGATGCTGTATCCGATCCATTGGTGACTCACGCACATCACCAGACCTCTAATCAAGCAACTCATGTGAACAAACAAACACTCGCTGTTCCTGATAGAGATATGAGAGGTCTTGGTTTGAATCAAAATTTCTCCCTGCTGCACCCAATGCATCCTCCAATTAATCCTGACACTGACAATGGTTTGAGTTTGCCACTTAAATATGACAACACTTGTTATCAGCAGGCGGCGAAAGGTGACATGAATTTAGTACCGCAGCTTGGTGCGTCATTTACCGGGGATAATAAGGGGTGGAACCTCTCACCAGAGGTTCCAGGACATCTGTTAGGCAAAGCTTCATCATCAACTCACCATCAAAATTTCCAACAGATGGAGGCGTTTGGCCAAAATGGTACTCATAGGCAACCCATTGGGAGCAATGAAGCTTCTTGTGTAACGTATGGTTCACAGATTAGTTTGCAAATGGCTCCAACCTGGTATAAGAGTTATGAAACCTTTAAGAATGAGCAGAGGTTACCGGTCTGTGGTCCAAGCACAGCATTTAATGTTGGAAAACCACTTACTGGAATGGCTGTTGGAAGTTTGCAGGAAAGAAGTTTGATGATGAGAGCAAATTCAGTCAGCCCTAGTCAAGAAACCTATGTGTGGCCATCTACAGATATCAACTTGATTGCGAGAAAACAATTATCATCCACTATTGTGTTGCCATCAGATGTCATTCATCGAAATTTGTTGGTTTCAATGCCAAAGAAGCGTAAAATTGTTGCATTTGACATGGTGTCATGGCATAAAGAAGTAAATCACGAACAATCAAGGCTTCAAGATATTAG CAGCACGGCTGAGTTAGAATGGGCACAAGCTTCAAATCGAAGACTAGAGGAG GTGAAAAACGATGTTGAAATTGTTGAAGATGCATTCCCGTTAGTTCCAGCAAAAAGAAGGCTAATATTTACAACACAGCTAATGCAAAAGGTCTTTAAACCTGCGCCTGCAGCTATTCTCTGTGCAGATGCAAGTTCAAACTATGATTGTGTCGTATATTCTGCTGCCAGATTAGCATTAGGAGATGCATGCGGCTTGATTGGTCAATTATCATCAGAGACCAATGTTGC GTCACCTGACGAGCAAAAGACTTCAAAGAAAACAAATGGTCATGGTTTCACTAAAGTCGTGGAAGTTTTAATATGTCGAATGAACGAACTTGGTCGTGATTTATCAAG ACTGCACAAAACTTCATTATTTGCGGACATCAAAGTGGAAAACCAAGAATTGGAGAAAATTTCTATAATCAACCGTTTCGCAAAGTTGCACATCAAGGCTCAGTCGAGCGCAACTGATCCAGCTACTTCTTCTAGCAAATCAATTGTACAAAGAACAAACATCCAAAGATATGTAATGGCCCTTCCAATGCCTAGAACAGTACCAGATGGCATAGATTGTCTTTCCTTGTGA
- the LOC140835856 gene encoding uncharacterized protein isoform X1: MFQRQIMLKQLQELQRRGQLQELGDARYQNYINPQSPLKLASGGKFPATANGTPILDSSQMFMVGNMRMIQHDGSGVFARSPNGLVLSQSQNLGVGHVDMSEPQLDMYLYGAPATNSDKNLNNYPYLQDSTTNPLSKNNNISLEMPALHPSTFGNAFMSQQCDFSSDQISAPDGSLSPNQYFQEKNLFQQIPVQSINGGDLAGSYPEQGNTTPSNALTLETEGRCEDAGWPILSTRKGSNLGQSSLDPLEQKILYNADDHSWESSFRRSSNLGTGDFTVENTSYIDALSSTQSGSWSALMQSAVAETSSNDTGMQEEWSALSFQNPGPSVDNQPTNFFDSDKQHNNWVDANSPNVISPRFKPENLNQNFHRNCSDIGYQQSDHQHLRQQEEFHCESSHTSNQISSTYTSQLADYSSQLKRLTGVSRVIQTSLPLSNIGPGQHKEHTTSDEHQSYILLHAKDNQANNDFSGQDLRGTSWLDGSVSYPVSGSVQKPFDDVTQVNIPRYSTESEKMVPGHDVEPLSAFLSSPGFYSQSAAAQGENMPGLLNKDDISDYHTPGVHLNSKVSNPNELSLTETSAATFSIPCNTSPVSLDSDFRPCPTVTWNPQPYSFFPSLSMGNSTASSVRTAKDNVKNLNPTPPLRSNMATNFPTLSAADAQEYSHVKIARSDDPEFPLLDNVPISQSFVTSTPKTSYYSSSLFRLLDSVSSSQENSSEILNDQPNQSSFEHENNKQDSLPSSEDYEQQLEKQSSLHHGLIEINNSMPLSCSVGKQEILRKQYLEADAVSDPLVTHAHHQTSNQATHVNKQTLAVPDRDMRGLGLNQNFSLLHPMHPPINPDTDNGLSLPLKYDNTCYQQAAKGDMNLVPQLGASFTGDNKGWNLSPEVPGHLLGKASSSTHHQNFQQMEAFGQNGTHRQPIGSNEASCVTYGSQISLQMAPTWYKSYETFKNEQRLPVCGPSTAFNVGKPLTGMAVGSLQERSLMMRANSVSPSQETYVWPSTDINLIARKQLSSTIVLPSDVIHRNLLVSMPKKRKIVAFDMVSWHKEVNHEQSRLQDISSTAELEWAQASNRRLEEVKNDVEIVEDAFPLVPAKRRLIFTTQLMQKVFKPAPAAILCADASSNYDCVVYSAARLALGDACGLIGQLSSETNVASPDEQKTSKKTNGHGFTKVVEVLICRMNELGRDLSRLHKTSLFADIKVENQELEKISIINRFAKLHIKAQSSATDPATSSSKSIVQRTNIQRYVMALPMPRTVPDGIDCLSL, encoded by the exons ATGTTTCAGCGGCAAATTATGTTGAAACAGCTGCAGGAACTGCAGAGGAGGGGACAGCTTCAGGAGTTGGGTGATGCAAGATACCAGAATTATATAAATCCGCAGTCACCATTAAAACTAGCTTCAGGTGGTAAGTTTCCAGCCACTGCCAATGGGACACCTATTCTTGATTCGTCACAAATGTTTATGGTTGGTAACATGCGAATGATTCAACATGATGGTTCTGGTGTTTTTGCAAGATCACCTAATGGATTGGTTCTTTCGCAAAGTCAGAATCTTGGTGTAGGCCATGTGGACATGTCTGAGCCACAGTTGGACATGTATTTATATGGAGCTCCTGCTACAAATTCTGACAAAAATTTAAATAACTATCCTTACCTTCAGGATTCAACGACCAATCCATTGTCCAAAAACAATAATATCTCATTAGAAATGCCTGCCTTACACCCGTCAACCTTCGGCAATGCATTTATGAGCCAACAATGTGATTTCTCCTCCGATCAGATCAGTGCGCCAGATGGGTCATTATCACCCAATCAATATTTTCAAGAAAAGAATTTGTTTCAGCAAATTCCTGTTCAGAGTATTAATGGAGGAGATTTAGCTGGTAGCTATCCCGAGCAAGGAAATACAACACCAAGCAATGCATTGACTCTGGAAACTGAGGGGAGGTGTGAAGATGCTGGTTGGCCTATACTTTCTACCAGAAAAGGTTCAAATCTTGGCCAGTCTTCTTTAGATCCTTTGGAACAGAAGATCTTGTACAATGCCGATGACCACAGCTGGGAATCTTCATTCCGCAGAAGTAGCAATTTAGGCACTGGAGACTTTACTGTGGAGAACACTTCTTATATCGATGCATTGTCTTCTACTCAGAGCGGTAGCTGGAGTGCTCTGATGCAGTCTGCTGTGGCTGAAACTTCAAGCAATGATACTGGCATGCAAGAAGAGTGGAGCGCATTGAGTTTCCAGAATCCTGGACCATCAGTTGATAATCAACCAACAAATTTCTTTGATAGTGACAAGCAGCATAATAATTGGGTTGATGCAAACTCACCAAATGTCATCTCTCCTAGATTTAAACCGGAAAACTTGAATCAGAATTTTCATAGGAACTGCAGTGACATTGGTTATCAGCAGTCAGATCACCAACATCTCAGACAGCAAGAGGAATTTCACTGTGAGTCTTCGCATACTTCCAATCAGATCTCTTCTACATATACAAGCCAGTTGGCTGATTATAGCTCTCAGCTGAAGCGTCTGACTGGAGTGAGTCGTGTGATCCAAACATCTTTACCTTTATCAAATATTGGGCCTGGTCAACACAAGGAGCACACGACAAGTGATGAACATCAGTCCTACATTCTGTTGCACGCTAAAGACAACCAGGCCAACAATGATTTCTCAG GTCAGGATTTGAGAGGCACTTCCTGGCTTGATGGGAGTGTATCATATCCCGTGTCTGGCAGTGTTCAAAAGCCATTTGATGAT GTGACCCAGGTCAACATTCCCAGGTATTCAACAGAATCAGAGAAGATGGTTCCTGGACACGATGTTGAGCCCTTATCAGCTTTCCTAAGTTCTCCGGGTTTTTACAGTCAAAGCGCAGCTGCTCAGGG TGAAAATATGCCTGGCCTACTTAATAAGGACGACATATCAGATTATCACACACCTGGAGTACATTTGAACTCGAAAGTCTCAAATCCCAATGAATTGTCATTAACTGAAACTTCTGCTGCAACTTTTTCTATACCGTGCAACACGTCTCCTGTTTCACTAGACTCTGACTTTAGACCCTGCCCCACAGTTACCTGGAATCCTCAGCCATACTCATTTTTCCCATCTTTGTCAATG GGGAACTCGACTGCATCTTCAGTACGTACTGCGAAGGATAATGTAAAAAATCTAAATCCAACACCACCATTACGAAGTAACATGGCTACTAATTTTCCAACTTTAAGTGCTGCTGATGCGCAAGAATATTCCCATGTGAAAATCGCTCGTTCGGATGACCCTGAATTCCCTCTTTTGGACAATGTCCCAATCTCTCAAAGTTTTGTGACATCTACTCCAAAAACATCATACTACTCCTCTAGTTTGTTTCGGCTCCTTGATTCAGTGTCTAGCAGTCAAGAGAACAGCTCAGAGATTCTAAATGATCAGCCCAACCAAAGTTCTTTTGAACATGAAAACAACAAGCAAGATTCGTTACCATCATCTGAAGATTATGAACAGCAGTTGGAAAAACAGAGTTCCCTCCACCACGGGTTAATTGAGATAAACAACTCAATGCCACTAAGCTGTAGTGTTGGCAAGCAAGAGATTTTGAGAAAGCAGTACTTAGAAGCAGATGCTGTATCCGATCCATTGGTGACTCACGCACATCACCAGACCTCTAATCAAGCAACTCATGTGAACAAACAAACACTCGCTGTTCCTGATAGAGATATGAGAGGTCTTGGTTTGAATCAAAATTTCTCCCTGCTGCACCCAATGCATCCTCCAATTAATCCTGACACTGACAATGGTTTGAGTTTGCCACTTAAATATGACAACACTTGTTATCAGCAGGCGGCGAAAGGTGACATGAATTTAGTACCGCAGCTTGGTGCGTCATTTACCGGGGATAATAAGGGGTGGAACCTCTCACCAGAGGTTCCAGGACATCTGTTAGGCAAAGCTTCATCATCAACTCACCATCAAAATTTCCAACAGATGGAGGCGTTTGGCCAAAATGGTACTCATAGGCAACCCATTGGGAGCAATGAAGCTTCTTGTGTAACGTATGGTTCACAGATTAGTTTGCAAATGGCTCCAACCTGGTATAAGAGTTATGAAACCTTTAAGAATGAGCAGAGGTTACCGGTCTGTGGTCCAAGCACAGCATTTAATGTTGGAAAACCACTTACTGGAATGGCTGTTGGAAGTTTGCAGGAAAGAAGTTTGATGATGAGAGCAAATTCAGTCAGCCCTAGTCAAGAAACCTATGTGTGGCCATCTACAGATATCAACTTGATTGCGAGAAAACAATTATCATCCACTATTGTGTTGCCATCAGATGTCATTCATCGAAATTTGTTGGTTTCAATGCCAAAGAAGCGTAAAATTGTTGCATTTGACATGGTGTCATGGCATAAAGAAGTAAATCACGAACAATCAAGGCTTCAAGATATTAG CAGCACGGCTGAGTTAGAATGGGCACAAGCTTCAAATCGAAGACTAGAGGAG GTGAAAAACGATGTTGAAATTGTTGAAGATGCATTCCCGTTAGTTCCAGCAAAAAGAAGGCTAATATTTACAACACAGCTAATGCAAAAGGTCTTTAAACCTGCGCCTGCAGCTATTCTCTGTGCAGATGCAAGTTCAAACTATGATTGTGTCGTATATTCTGCTGCCAGATTAGCATTAGGAGATGCATGCGGCTTGATTGGTCAATTATCATCAGAGACCAATGTTGC GTCACCTGACGAGCAAAAGACTTCAAAGAAAACAAATGGTCATGGTTTCACTAAAGTCGTGGAAGTTTTAATATGTCGAATGAACGAACTTGGTCGTGATTTATCAAG ACTGCACAAAACTTCATTATTTGCGGACATCAAAGTGGAAAACCAAGAATTGGAGAAAATTTCTATAATCAACCGTTTCGCAAAGTTGCACATCAAGGCTCAGTCGAGCGCAACTGATCCAGCTACTTCTTCTAGCAAATCAATTGTACAAAGAACAAACATCCAAAGATATGTAATGGCCCTTCCAATGCCTAGAACAGTACCAGATGGCATAGATTGTCTTTCCTTGTGA